A portion of the Krasilnikovia cinnamomea genome contains these proteins:
- a CDS encoding VWA domain-containing protein, translating into MTRRLLAAAFLVALSLLPAGPVAAASAGLVVTGVQPSPGAIEFFVTGRHLPAAALAGAAMSVTADGVVLPARTHRVAATSAGAPPRAVVLVLDTSGSMKGARLTAARAAALDYATAAPPEVQLAVVAVAERATVALAPTGDRAAFAAAVSRLTAAGHTALYDGIATAEDLLDERRHAAAAAYAERRIVVLSDGADTSSRLTADRLLTRVSRADATLDAVAFGRGADPKRLGDFAAAGSGRVLSAADAPALRAAFRGMAESLSAPVLVRATVPPALSGRTTVLRVQVRVGAQTVGADVPVAFRADPAAAAAPQTFRFGGAPGRGPLVTIVVVAVAIFGAALLGFGPLLAGGPVQRRIRDLERFAPARRGAAGPADADGNGLVRAALAVSERAVRRPDRRQRLELALDRAGSPLRAAEWQLIRLGCAAGGALAMLVLLPWWCAIPAGALAGWHGAALYLRLRAARRARAFGNQLPDALQLLVGSLRSGFSLPQGLDALVRDGGEPIAGELGRALAETRLGGDLEEALDRVGERNGSQDMAWLVMAIRIQREVGGNLSETLETAVGTMRERGRLHRHVRALSAEGRLSAMILLGMPIVLGGWMFVFRRDYLRPLYTEPLGLMMLTGSVVGVVIGALWLKKLVKVEV; encoded by the coding sequence ATGACCCGCCGCCTGCTCGCCGCCGCGTTCCTGGTGGCGCTGAGCCTGCTGCCCGCGGGCCCGGTCGCCGCCGCTTCGGCGGGCCTGGTGGTCACCGGGGTCCAGCCCTCACCCGGCGCGATCGAGTTCTTCGTGACCGGCCGCCACCTGCCGGCCGCCGCGCTGGCCGGCGCCGCCATGAGCGTGACCGCGGACGGCGTCGTCCTGCCCGCCCGCACCCACCGGGTCGCCGCCACGTCGGCCGGCGCCCCGCCCCGGGCGGTGGTGCTGGTCCTCGACACGAGCGGGTCCATGAAGGGTGCCCGCCTGACGGCCGCCCGCGCCGCCGCCCTCGACTACGCCACCGCGGCGCCGCCCGAGGTCCAGCTCGCGGTGGTCGCCGTCGCCGAGCGGGCCACGGTCGCGCTGGCGCCGACCGGCGACCGGGCCGCGTTCGCCGCGGCGGTCTCGCGCCTCACCGCCGCCGGGCACACCGCCCTGTACGACGGCATCGCCACCGCCGAGGACCTGCTCGACGAGCGGCGCCACGCGGCCGCCGCCGCGTACGCCGAACGGCGCATCGTGGTGCTGTCCGACGGCGCCGACACCTCCTCGCGGTTGACCGCGGACCGCCTGCTGACCAGAGTGTCCCGGGCGGACGCGACGTTGGACGCGGTGGCCTTCGGCCGTGGCGCCGACCCCAAGCGCCTCGGCGACTTCGCGGCAGCCGGCAGCGGGCGGGTGCTCAGCGCCGCCGACGCCCCGGCACTGCGCGCGGCCTTCCGCGGCATGGCCGAGAGCCTGTCGGCGCCCGTGCTGGTGCGCGCCACCGTCCCGCCCGCACTGTCCGGCCGTACCACGGTGCTGCGGGTGCAGGTCCGGGTCGGCGCGCAGACCGTCGGCGCCGACGTGCCGGTGGCCTTCCGCGCCGACCCGGCCGCGGCCGCCGCGCCGCAGACGTTCCGGTTCGGCGGGGCCCCGGGTCGCGGGCCGCTCGTGACCATCGTCGTGGTGGCCGTGGCGATCTTCGGGGCGGCGCTGCTGGGGTTCGGTCCGCTGCTGGCCGGTGGTCCCGTCCAGCGGCGGATCCGGGACCTGGAACGGTTCGCCCCCGCCCGGCGCGGCGCGGCGGGCCCGGCCGACGCGGACGGCAACGGCCTCGTCCGGGCCGCGCTGGCCGTGTCCGAACGCGCCGTACGCCGCCCCGACCGCCGCCAGCGGCTGGAGCTGGCCCTCGACCGGGCGGGCAGCCCGCTGCGGGCCGCCGAGTGGCAGCTCATCCGGTTGGGCTGCGCGGCCGGTGGCGCGCTGGCCATGCTGGTGCTGCTGCCGTGGTGGTGCGCCATCCCGGCGGGCGCGCTGGCCGGGTGGCATGGTGCCGCGCTGTACCTGCGCCTGCGCGCCGCCCGCCGGGCCCGTGCGTTCGGCAACCAGCTGCCGGACGCGCTGCAACTGCTGGTCGGGTCGCTGCGGTCGGGGTTCTCGCTGCCGCAGGGGCTGGACGCGCTGGTCCGCGACGGCGGCGAGCCGATCGCGGGTGAGCTGGGTCGCGCGCTGGCCGAGACGCGGCTGGGCGGGGACCTGGAGGAGGCGCTCGACCGCGTCGGTGAGCGCAACGGCAGCCAGGACATGGCCTGGCTGGTCATGGCGATCCGGATCCAGCGGGAAGTGGGCGGCAACCTCTCCGAGACCCTGGAGACCGCCGTGGGCACCATGCGGGAGCGGGGGCGGCTGCACCGGCACGTGCGTGCGCTCTCGGCCGAGGGGCGCCTGTCCGCGATGATCCTGCTCGGCATGCCGATCGTGCTGGGCGGCTGGATGTTCGTGTTCCGGCGCGACTACCTGCGCCCGCTCTACACCGAGCCGCTGGGGCTGATGATGCTCACCGGCTCCGTCGTCGGTGTCGTCATCGGCGCCCTCTGGCTGAAGAAGCTCGTCAAGGTGGAGGTGTGA
- a CDS encoding type II secretion system F family protein — MPPSIVLGVGLIALTGAVVVLALAFADARDGAGVARLLDTLPRPAAASFVAPRDRPFAERLGAPLARRLGRLGTVLTPTGAIARLQRHLDYAGNPPSMSLARLVPLKGVTLAVGALVGAGFGGLLGAGGGALLGGALGAAGGFFGPDLLVYNMALKRQKELLLSMPDVLDTLVISVEAGLAFDAAMAQVAQHVRTPLARELLRVLQEMQLGVSRAAALRALAERTTVPELRTFVTAVVQAGELGIPIAGVLREHAREMRVKRRQRAEELAQKVPIKILFPVLFCLFPALFVVILGPGVLQIIHAFAR, encoded by the coding sequence ATGCCACCGTCCATCGTGCTGGGTGTCGGGCTGATCGCGTTGACCGGCGCGGTCGTCGTGCTGGCGCTGGCCTTCGCCGACGCCCGCGACGGCGCCGGGGTCGCCCGGCTGCTGGACACGCTGCCCCGGCCCGCCGCCGCCTCCTTCGTCGCCCCCCGGGACCGGCCGTTCGCCGAGCGGCTCGGCGCGCCGCTGGCCCGCCGGCTGGGCCGGCTCGGCACGGTGCTGACGCCGACCGGCGCCATCGCCCGCCTGCAGCGCCACCTCGACTACGCCGGGAATCCGCCGTCGATGTCGCTGGCCCGGCTGGTGCCGCTCAAGGGGGTCACCCTGGCGGTCGGGGCGCTGGTCGGGGCGGGGTTCGGTGGCCTGCTCGGCGCGGGCGGCGGTGCGCTGCTCGGCGGGGCCCTGGGTGCGGCCGGTGGCTTCTTCGGGCCCGACCTGCTGGTCTACAACATGGCGCTGAAACGGCAGAAGGAACTGCTGCTGTCCATGCCGGACGTGCTGGACACCCTGGTCATCAGCGTGGAGGCGGGTCTGGCGTTCGACGCGGCGATGGCCCAGGTCGCCCAGCACGTCCGTACGCCGCTGGCGCGCGAGCTGCTGCGGGTGCTGCAGGAGATGCAGCTCGGCGTGAGCCGGGCCGCGGCGTTGCGGGCGCTGGCCGAGCGGACCACCGTGCCGGAGCTGCGTACCTTCGTCACCGCGGTCGTCCAGGCCGGTGAGCTCGGCATCCCCATCGCCGGGGTGCTGCGCGAGCACGCCCGGGAGATGCGGGTCAAACGGCGCCAGCGCGCCGAGGAGCTGGCCCAGAAGGTGCCCATCAAGATCTTGTTCCCGGTGCTGTTCTGTCTGTTCCCGGCGCTGTTCGTGGTGATCCTCGGACCCGGCGTACTGCAGATCATCCACGCGTTCGCCCGCTGA
- a CDS encoding response regulator transcription factor gives MAKVLVVDDDPAICRLLMDVLELDGHEVHVAIDGEHGVQAFLALRPDFVVLDVMMPRLDGYGVLQAIRAQEVTRVPVLLLTALPDSGARGRACGADYFLSKPFTADEVLYLIDGVLGHDTGLAEVQAAVDYARGQGYPGQP, from the coding sequence ATGGCGAAGGTTCTGGTGGTCGACGACGATCCGGCGATCTGCCGGCTGCTCATGGACGTCCTCGAACTGGACGGCCACGAGGTGCACGTCGCCATCGACGGCGAACACGGCGTCCAGGCGTTCCTGGCCCTGCGGCCGGACTTCGTGGTGCTGGACGTCATGATGCCGCGCCTGGACGGCTACGGGGTCCTGCAGGCCATCCGCGCCCAGGAGGTGACGCGGGTGCCGGTGCTGCTGCTCACCGCGCTGCCCGACTCCGGGGCCCGGGGCCGGGCCTGCGGGGCGGACTACTTCCTGTCCAAGCCGTTCACCGCGGACGAGGTGCTGTACCTCATCGACGGGGTGCTCGGGCACGACACCGGACTGGCGGAGGTCCAGGCGGCCGTCGACTACGCGCGCGGCCAGGGCTATCCGGGCCAACCATGA
- a CDS encoding S8 family peptidase: MTSINPVGPATYTGANRRGFAVAAAVAVALAGVPISAPAQAAGRPWSEVVVTGVGAEQAAHAVEAVGGRVLAVLPVVRGVAARLPLGSALGPEWTVAPQRAITVAAAASDGAGTATTVRQMLGLPAKGDEGRGVTVAVVDTGIANVPDLAGRVTRRVDLTGTGGGDGYGHGTFMAGVIAASGAASGGAYRGVAPAAELVDVKVADAQGRTDLVTVLRGLQWVSDHRKDVQVLNLSLSSRSPLPYQLDPLNRALESLWRDGVTVVVPAGNDGPEAGTVTSPGNDPLLLTAGGLDAAGTTARTDDVVASWSGRGPTWQGDAKPELVAPGSRIVSLRSPGSAIDAGNPQARIGDAYFRGSGTSMATAVTSGVIAATLAVQPRLNPDAVKNLLVTTTYANPALTAAAGAGAGGLDAGRVLAAAPGWPTGKAQRRFDEDTDTLRRDAKRWSALAGAIAAGDRAAATREWNALTPPSRDWAARSWAALDPAARAWAARSWAANGWTGADDDWAGRAWAARVWATRAWADDAWSARARAWADAEWSARARAWADEDWSARARAWADVEWSARARAWADAEWSARARAWADVEWSARARAWADADWAARARAWADAEWSARARAWADDDWSARSWAWLPSS, from the coding sequence ATGACATCGATCAACCCAGTGGGTCCCGCGACATACACCGGCGCGAACCGGCGCGGATTCGCCGTCGCCGCGGCCGTCGCCGTGGCGCTGGCCGGTGTGCCGATCTCCGCCCCCGCTCAGGCCGCCGGCCGGCCGTGGAGTGAGGTCGTGGTGACCGGGGTGGGCGCCGAGCAGGCCGCCCACGCGGTCGAGGCCGTCGGTGGGCGCGTCCTGGCGGTCCTCCCGGTGGTCCGCGGGGTCGCGGCCCGGCTCCCGCTGGGCAGCGCGCTCGGTCCCGAGTGGACCGTCGCGCCGCAACGCGCGATCACCGTCGCCGCCGCGGCGTCGGACGGCGCGGGCACCGCCACCACCGTGCGGCAGATGCTCGGCCTGCCCGCGAAGGGCGACGAGGGGCGCGGCGTGACCGTCGCGGTCGTCGACACCGGCATCGCGAACGTCCCCGACCTCGCTGGCCGCGTGACCCGGCGGGTCGACCTCACCGGCACCGGCGGCGGGGACGGGTACGGTCACGGCACGTTCATGGCGGGCGTGATCGCCGCGTCCGGCGCCGCGTCGGGCGGCGCCTATCGCGGGGTGGCGCCCGCCGCCGAGCTGGTCGACGTGAAGGTCGCCGACGCGCAGGGGCGTACCGACCTGGTCACCGTCCTGCGTGGCCTGCAGTGGGTCAGCGACCACCGCAAGGACGTGCAGGTGCTCAATCTGTCCCTGTCGTCGCGCAGCCCGCTGCCGTACCAGCTCGACCCGTTGAACCGGGCGCTGGAGTCGTTGTGGCGCGACGGCGTCACCGTGGTCGTGCCCGCGGGCAACGACGGGCCGGAGGCCGGCACGGTGACCTCGCCCGGCAACGACCCGCTGCTGCTGACCGCCGGCGGTCTGGACGCGGCGGGCACGACCGCCCGCACCGACGACGTGGTGGCGTCCTGGTCCGGGCGGGGACCGACGTGGCAGGGCGATGCCAAGCCGGAGCTGGTGGCCCCGGGCAGCCGGATCGTGAGCCTGCGTTCGCCGGGCAGCGCGATCGACGCGGGCAACCCGCAGGCCCGGATCGGTGACGCCTACTTCCGTGGCTCGGGCACCTCGATGGCCACGGCCGTGACCTCCGGGGTGATCGCGGCGACCCTCGCGGTGCAGCCCCGGCTGAACCCGGACGCGGTGAAGAACCTGCTGGTCACCACCACGTACGCGAATCCCGCGCTGACCGCCGCGGCGGGCGCCGGAGCGGGCGGGCTGGATGCCGGGCGGGTGCTGGCGGCGGCTCCCGGCTGGCCGACCGGCAAGGCGCAGAGGCGCTTCGACGAGGACACCGACACGTTGCGCCGCGACGCGAAGCGGTGGTCGGCCCTGGCGGGGGCCATCGCCGCCGGGGACCGGGCGGCGGCGACGCGGGAGTGGAACGCGCTGACGCCGCCGTCGCGGGACTGGGCCGCCCGGTCGTGGGCCGCGCTCGACCCCGCGGCCCGTGCCTGGGCCGCCCGGTCGTGGGCCGCCAACGGCTGGACCGGCGCTGACGACGACTGGGCGGGCCGGGCCTGGGCCGCCCGCGTCTGGGCCACCCGGGCCTGGGCGGACGACGCCTGGTCGGCGCGGGCCCGCGCCTGGGCCGATGCGGAGTGGTCGGCGCGCGCTCGCGCCTGGGCCGACGAGGACTGGTCGGCGCGGGCTCGCGCCTGGGCGGATGTCGAGTGGTCGGCGCGCGCTCGCGCCTGGGCGGATGCGGAGTGGTCGGCGCGGGCCCGGGCCTGGGCGGATGTCGAGTGGTCCGCGCGCGCCCGCGCCTGGGCTGACGCTGATTGGGCGGCCCGCGCTCGGGCGTGGGCGGATGCCGAGTGGTCGGCGCGGGCCCGGGCCTGGGCGGACGACGACTGGTCGGCGCGGTCCTGGGCCTGGCTCCCCAGCTCGTGA
- a CDS encoding sensor histidine kinase, whose amino-acid sequence MVGAGPGLGGRRLVGAVLGLAPQLVSAPAATLRARVRDPILRRVAAVGLLGALLAALVVAVAGNREVLHGITVPMALLLPGLALLTCLAEVTVVRLRHGEAVEELSLYEAALVIDVLLLPPREALMAAAAGLVAASVVQRRPPVKAAFNLGTYTAAVSVLILIVHLAGGSPGTVTPRVLVAVVAGTFAFTAVNLCCLAQVLGLINGRSPWAVVRAEARLSAYMALGTVATGLTTTVVALHAPLLLPFMAMPALAVTYAYRAAAREADERARSACLLRLSHALAEREDVERRFLLLVREAFDAEVALILPAGQDQALSVTATESAVVRRGAAPSWLAAARDAEGPTQLSEHVAAGLRQVVVVPVAAGGRRFGTAAFAPRARSRMSTGDVTLLASLANALAVSLRGAQHLGRLVEETSKLQAVVEQSAEGIMVVDGDAVVQMWNPALEALTRVPAAEALGRPMARLFDVPAQEPGALLPVSPGAPRAAAELTIRRPDGEQRRIRMAHSATFAAQGLTRDVIVISDLTREYRTERLKSDFIAMVSHELRTPLTPIVGYVDLLRKRGDRMTPQKRSEALELIGDRAAHLSRLVEDLLLASRFGDGGDEIALDVSAASHDLRALVARVVQDLGSPRVVVSVPDTPVPAYCDGGRTVQVLANLIGNGLKYSAPDATVEVTVRSSAEGVYVDVRDHGRGIPADALELVFEKFYRVEDPMTMSTSGTGIGLFLARRLAQAMGGDVTVASTLDVGSVFTLALVHPY is encoded by the coding sequence GTGGTCGGCGCGGGCCCGGGCCTGGGCGGACGACGACTGGTCGGCGCGGTCCTGGGCCTGGCTCCCCAGCTCGTGAGCGCACCCGCGGCCACGCTCCGCGCCCGTGTCCGGGACCCGATCCTGCGGCGGGTGGCCGCCGTCGGCCTGCTCGGCGCGCTCCTCGCGGCCCTCGTCGTCGCCGTGGCCGGAAACCGGGAGGTGCTGCACGGCATCACCGTGCCGATGGCGCTGCTGCTGCCCGGCCTGGCACTGCTCACCTGCCTGGCCGAGGTCACGGTCGTGCGGCTGCGTCACGGCGAGGCCGTGGAGGAGCTGAGCCTCTACGAGGCCGCGCTCGTCATCGACGTGCTGCTGCTGCCGCCGCGCGAGGCGCTGATGGCCGCGGCGGCCGGGCTGGTCGCGGCCAGCGTGGTGCAGCGGCGGCCACCGGTCAAGGCCGCCTTCAACCTCGGCACCTACACCGCGGCGGTGTCGGTGCTCATCCTCATCGTGCACCTGGCCGGTGGCTCACCCGGCACCGTGACGCCCCGCGTCCTGGTGGCGGTCGTCGCCGGGACGTTCGCCTTCACCGCGGTGAACCTGTGCTGCCTGGCGCAGGTGCTCGGGCTGATCAACGGCCGGTCGCCGTGGGCCGTGGTACGGGCCGAGGCGCGGTTGTCGGCGTACATGGCGCTGGGCACCGTCGCCACGGGGCTCACCACCACCGTGGTCGCACTGCACGCGCCGCTGCTGCTGCCGTTCATGGCGATGCCGGCGCTGGCCGTGACGTACGCGTACCGGGCCGCGGCGCGCGAGGCCGACGAGCGGGCCCGCTCGGCCTGCCTGCTGCGCCTGTCGCACGCGCTGGCCGAACGCGAGGACGTGGAACGCCGGTTCCTGCTGCTGGTCCGGGAGGCGTTCGACGCCGAAGTGGCGCTGATCCTGCCGGCTGGACAGGACCAGGCGCTGTCGGTCACCGCCACGGAATCCGCCGTGGTGCGGCGCGGCGCCGCGCCGTCCTGGCTGGCCGCCGCCCGCGACGCCGAGGGCCCGACGCAGTTGAGCGAGCACGTCGCGGCGGGCCTGCGGCAGGTGGTCGTGGTGCCCGTGGCGGCGGGCGGCCGCCGCTTCGGCACGGCGGCCTTCGCGCCCCGCGCGCGCAGCCGCATGTCCACCGGGGATGTCACCCTGCTGGCGTCGCTGGCCAACGCGCTGGCGGTGTCGCTGCGCGGCGCGCAGCACCTCGGCCGCCTGGTGGAGGAGACCAGCAAGCTGCAGGCGGTGGTGGAGCAGTCCGCCGAGGGCATCATGGTGGTCGACGGCGACGCGGTCGTGCAGATGTGGAACCCCGCGCTGGAGGCGCTGACCCGGGTGCCGGCGGCCGAGGCGCTCGGGCGGCCGATGGCGCGGCTGTTCGACGTGCCGGCCCAGGAGCCGGGCGCGCTCCTGCCGGTCTCGCCGGGCGCGCCGCGGGCGGCGGCGGAGCTGACGATCCGGCGGCCCGACGGCGAGCAGCGCCGGATCCGGATGGCGCACTCGGCCACCTTCGCCGCGCAGGGTCTGACCCGCGACGTCATCGTCATCAGCGACCTCACCCGGGAGTACCGCACGGAGCGGTTGAAGTCCGACTTCATCGCCATGGTGTCGCACGAGCTGCGGACGCCGCTGACGCCGATCGTGGGCTACGTCGATCTGCTGCGTAAGCGCGGCGACCGGATGACCCCGCAGAAGCGCTCCGAGGCGCTGGAGCTCATCGGCGACCGCGCCGCGCACCTGTCCCGGCTGGTGGAGGACCTGCTGCTGGCGTCACGCTTCGGCGACGGCGGGGACGAGATCGCGCTCGACGTCTCCGCCGCCAGCCACGACCTGCGGGCGCTGGTCGCCCGGGTCGTGCAGGATCTCGGCTCGCCGCGCGTCGTCGTGAGCGTGCCGGACACGCCGGTGCCCGCGTACTGCGACGGCGGCCGTACCGTGCAGGTGCTGGCGAACCTGATCGGCAACGGGCTGAAGTACTCCGCGCCGGACGCCACGGTCGAGGTCACCGTGCGCTCCAGCGCCGAGGGCGTGTACGTCGACGTGCGCGACCACGGGCGCGGCATCCCCGCCGACGCGCTGGAGCTGGTGTTCGAGAAGTTCTACCGGGTCGAGGACCCGATGACCATGAGTACGAGCGGCACCGGCATCGGGCTGTTCCTGGCCCGGCGGCTGGCCCAGGCGATGGGTGGTGACGTCACCGTCGCGTCCACGCTGGACGTCGGCTCGGTCTTCACTCTCGCGCTGGTTCACCCGTACTGA
- a CDS encoding methyl-accepting chemotaxis protein, which produces MRIANLRVGVRMGAAFAMVAALIIVASVAGGWGLQKTSDAQQRFGELVEIREDVAAARLQLADVSGWQGLVIVDVATDGYAAATGADGYNRKGLLEAKAGVYDLLKQGAAKAGTAHERDLWTKLRSGWDAYFAEDDALLRAIQQDSRAGITAAKASFNEGTTHDVYSQISGTIDAMDSDLSSRMAKERAYMAKLRTTSITVLATTLVVALLAAVALSVTTTRSVVRPLRVVVRALRGLAAGDLTVRADVAGNDELAELGHALNDTTSALRQTVGALTGHAEHMSDASTDLTATATQIAAIAAQTSSQAEEVARSAQQVSANVHTVTVGSAQVDSSIEEISTNASEAAAVVVEAVAAAEATTATVTRLGASSTEIGTVVNAITTIAEQTNLLALNATIEAARAGEAGKGFAVVAGEVKDLAQETARATQDITERVQIIQSDTAGAVAAIDEIATIIRRISGYQDLITAAVQQQAETTAEMGRNVADASAASEEISATIADVAAAANSTAEGVNRSQGAATDLATMAEELRTLVSAFKL; this is translated from the coding sequence ATGCGGATCGCGAACCTGCGTGTGGGTGTGCGTATGGGAGCGGCGTTCGCGATGGTCGCCGCCCTGATCATCGTCGCCTCGGTGGCCGGCGGCTGGGGCCTGCAGAAGACCAGCGACGCCCAGCAACGCTTCGGCGAGCTGGTCGAGATCCGCGAGGACGTCGCCGCCGCCCGCCTGCAGCTCGCCGACGTCAGCGGCTGGCAGGGCCTGGTCATCGTCGACGTGGCCACCGACGGCTACGCGGCCGCGACCGGCGCCGACGGATACAACCGCAAGGGCCTGCTGGAGGCGAAGGCGGGCGTCTACGACCTGCTGAAGCAGGGCGCCGCCAAGGCCGGAACGGCCCACGAACGCGACCTGTGGACCAAGCTCAGGTCCGGCTGGGACGCCTACTTCGCCGAGGACGACGCGCTGCTGCGGGCCATCCAGCAGGACTCCCGGGCGGGCATCACCGCGGCCAAGGCCAGCTTCAACGAGGGCACCACCCACGACGTCTACTCGCAGATCTCCGGCACCATCGACGCGATGGACTCCGACCTCAGCTCCCGGATGGCCAAGGAGCGGGCGTACATGGCGAAGCTGCGCACCACCAGCATCACGGTGCTGGCCACCACGCTGGTCGTCGCGCTGCTGGCCGCGGTCGCGCTGAGCGTGACCACCACCCGGTCGGTCGTGCGGCCGCTGCGCGTCGTCGTCCGGGCGCTGCGCGGCCTCGCCGCCGGTGACCTGACCGTCCGCGCCGACGTGGCCGGCAACGACGAGCTGGCCGAACTGGGTCACGCCCTGAACGACACGACCTCCGCACTGCGGCAGACCGTCGGCGCGCTGACCGGGCACGCCGAGCACATGTCCGACGCCTCCACCGACCTCACGGCGACCGCGACGCAGATCGCGGCGATCGCGGCGCAGACCAGCAGCCAGGCCGAGGAGGTCGCGCGCAGCGCGCAGCAGGTGTCGGCCAACGTGCACACCGTCACGGTCGGCAGCGCCCAGGTGGACTCCTCCATCGAGGAGATCTCCACCAACGCGTCCGAGGCCGCCGCCGTGGTCGTCGAGGCGGTCGCCGCCGCCGAGGCCACCACCGCCACCGTCACCCGGCTCGGCGCGTCCTCCACCGAGATCGGCACGGTCGTCAACGCGATCACCACCATCGCCGAGCAGACCAACCTGCTGGCGCTCAACGCCACGATCGAGGCGGCGCGCGCCGGTGAGGCCGGAAAGGGCTTCGCGGTCGTCGCGGGCGAGGTCAAGGATCTCGCGCAGGAGACCGCCCGGGCCACCCAGGACATCACCGAACGGGTCCAGATCATCCAGAGCGACACGGCCGGGGCCGTCGCCGCCATCGACGAGATCGCGACGATCATCCGCCGGATCAGCGGATACCAGGATCTCATCACGGCCGCCGTGCAGCAGCAGGCCGAGACCACGGCCGAGATGGGCCGCAACGTCGCCGACGCGTCGGCGGCCAGCGAGGAGATCAGCGCGACCATCGCGGACGTCGCGGCCGCCGCGAACTCCACCGCCGAGGGCGTCAACCGCTCCCAGGGCGCCGCCACCGACCTGGCCACGATGGCCGAGGAGCTGCGCACCCTGGTCTCGGCGTTCAAGCTCTGA